From Parambassis ranga chromosome 9, fParRan2.1, whole genome shotgun sequence, the proteins below share one genomic window:
- the LOC114441002 gene encoding secretory carrier-associated membrane protein 1-like: protein MSDFDSNPFADPDFSNPFQDPSVTQVTRSAPPGGLEEYNPFTDARTAAPGNAPKPTTAPSQNTQPAIMKPTEEPPAYSQKQTQDQARAQAELLRRQEELEKKAAELDRRERELQSHGAAGGRKNNWPPLPEKFPVGPCFYHDIAVDIPVEFQKTVKIMYNLWMFHAGTLFVNMFGCLAWFCVDASRGVDFGLAMLWFLLFTPCSFVCWYRPLYGAFRSDSSFRFFVFFFVYICQFGVHVLQTIGITGWGTCGWIAALTGLNTSIPVGIIMLLIAALFTALSVGSLIMFKKVHALYRTTGASFEKAQQEFATGVMSNKTVQTAAANAAANAASNAARGAFKSHP from the exons ATGTCCGATTTTGACAGCAACCCGTTCGCAGACCCGGATTTCAGCAATCCCTTTCAG GATCCTTCGGTGACCCAGGTGACACGATCTGCCCCTCCTGGTGGTCTGGAGGAGTATAACCCTTTCACAGACGCCAGAACG GCGGCCCCTGGAAATGCCCCCAAACCGACTACAGCCccttcacaaaacacacaacccGCCATCATGAAGCCCACAGAAGAGCCGCCGGCCTACTCACAGAAACAGACCCAG GACCAAGCACGCGCTCAGGCTGAGTTGTTGAGAaggcaggaggagctggagaagaaagcagcagagctCGATCGCCGGGAGAGAGAGTTACAGTCCCACGGAGCCGCAGGAG GCCGTAAGAACAACTGGCCTCCACTCCCAGAGAAGTTCCCTGTTGGCCCATGTTTCTACCACGATATTGCAGTGGACATTCCTGTAGAGTTCCAGAAGACAGTCAAGATTATGTACAACCTTTGGATGT tcCATGCAGGCACGCTCTTTGTGAACATGTTTGGCTGCCTGGCCTGGTTCTGTGTGGATGCGTCCCGTGGTGTAGATTTCGGCCTGGCCATGCTGTGGTTTCTGCTCTTTACTCCCTGTTCTTTTGTCTGCTGGTACAGACCGCTCTATGGGGCTTTCAG GAGTGACAGTTCATTCCGgttctttgtcttcttcttcgtctACATCTGTCAGTTCGGAGTTCACGTTCTACAGACTATTGGCATCACAGGCTGGGGAACATG TGGCTGGATCGCAGCTTTAACTGGTCTGAACACCAGCATCCCTGTAGGCATCATCATGTTACTGATTGCAGCTCTGTTCACTGCGCTGTCTGTGGGCTCACTCATTATGTTTAAAAAG gtGCACGCACTGTATCGTACCACCGGTGCTAGCTTTGAGAAGGCTCAGCAGGAGTTCGCAACCGGAGTCATGTCTAACAAGACCGTTCAAACTGCAGCCGCCAACGCTGCAGCTAACGCTGCATCCAATGCTGCTCGTGGGGCCTTCAAATCTCATCCATAA
- the lhfpl2b gene encoding LHFPL tetraspan subfamily member 2b — protein sequence MCRVIVTCRSMLWTLLSIVVAFAELIAFMSPDWLLGFPRSDSSVNGEGVDSSMYRPSLGLYSRCLRIGSRGIGVSCGPYAGTFGEVASGFWQAAMLFLAAGTLVLGCVACISVFSLCFQSILKKSVFNICGLLQAIAGLLLMVGLMLYPAGWGSEKVISYCGPEASPFRPAMCSLGWAFYAAIGGTLTTFLCSILSAQAEIATSSDKVQEEIEEGKSLICLL from the exons ATGTGCCGCGTCATAGTAACATGCCGCTCCATGCTCTGGACCCTGCTCAGCATCGTGGTCGCCTTTGCTGAGCTCATCGCCTTCATGAGTCCTGATTGGTTGCTGGGATTCCCTCGGTCAgactccagtgtgaacggggaaGGCGTGGACTCCAGCATGTACCGGCCATCTCTCGGCCTCTACAGCCGCTGCCTCCGCATTGGGAGCCGGGGAATCGGGGTGAGCTGTGGTCCCTATGCGGGCACATTTGGAGAAGTTGCCAGTGGCTTCTggcaggcagccatgttgtttttGGCAGCGGGGACGTTGGTGCTCGGGTGTGTGGCCTGTATCTCTGTCTTCAGCCTGTGTTTTCAGAGCATCCTGAAGAAGAGCGTGTTCAACATCTGTGGGCTGCTGCAGGCTATAGCAG GCCTTCTGTTGATGGTGGGCCTCATGCTGTACCCTGCCGGTTGGGGTTCAGAGAAAGTGATCAGCTACTGCGGCCCCGAGGCCTCGCCCTTCAGGCCAGCCATGTGCTCGCTTGGCTGGGCGTTCTACGCGGCGATAGGAGGGACGCTGACGACCTTTCTGTGTTCCATTTTGTCTGCACAGGCTGAGATCGCTACCTCCAGCGATAAGGTGCAGGAGGAGATCGAGGAGGGGAAGAGTCTGATCTGTTTGCTCTGA